A segment of the Candidatus Peregrinibacteria bacterium genome:
TCCTCCATTAACACCGATTCCATTCGCATAAATCCCAACTGCCCCTGCACTGCTATTAACCACTATACCATCATCAGTATTACCCGCTATGGCATTCATAGTATTGGCGGTGCCGGAATTACCTATCGTGAGTGCTCCACATGCATTACAAAGGACGCCCATTGAGCCATTTGCAATTGCGCCATCACCAACTTCATTTAACCCTATATGATTTTCTGAGATCAAATTCCCAGTCGATCCATTCCCACCAATATAGATACCATGACTTCCGTTTCCGGAGATTGTATTTGGCTCATTAATGGCATCGGTGTCAGTAGTACCAAATATATTATTTACACACGTAAAACATGCAATACCGTTTTGACCATTTGCGATTGCGGAAGTACCGGCGGCATTAGTACCGATTTTATTGTTTGTTATCTGCCAATTTGAAGCGAGGCTAGTAAGATAGATACCATTGTTTTCATTTCCTGAAATTAAATTTCTTTGTATTACAGAATCTCCAAGCACAGCAGAACCTGCTCCATTAAAATATATACCTGCAGTGTCTTGTGTATACCCGAATGTAGCGATAGCCGCAGTTCCATAAGCATTTGTTCCTATGTAATTATTTACAATTTGTAAATTACTAAATATACTATCTCCTAGGTGAATACCTGTACTCGTATTACCGGATATTATATTACGATACCCGGTAGTGGGTCCACCAATAATTATGCTACCACTGTATGTTTGACTACTTGAAGTACATATACCATCAATTCCACCAAGACCTGTAGCACCATCCGTTCCAATACCTATATAGTTACCACTAATTGTCAAATCACCTACATTATTTCCAATTGTTACACCACAACTTCCGGATTCACCATTGCCGGCTATTACATTACGTTCAGAAGCTGTACTTCCACCAATGACTGAGTCTGTTGAATTTTGAACAATAATACCTGCGTATCCGGACATTGCCGTAGCACCGTCCGTACCAATCCAGTTATTTTTTACTGTTACATTATCTGCTGCTACAGTGATTGCATAATTTCCCGATGTATCCCCCCAGTTGATGAATACATTTTTACTTCCAGCCTCCCCAACTGTTGCACCGGCTCCATTAACAGTTAATGCATTATTAAATCCACTAAAAATACATCCTTTTACTTTAGATGGCCCTATCGTTTGAGGTCCATCAATCGCCCCGCCATCAAATGTAATACCTCCGCAATCAAGAATAATACCTTCTGTATCTGTTGGGTCAAGTATGAGATCTGGATTTGTAATTGTGATGGTTCCACTTACACCAAATTCAATTGTATCTTGCCCGGGATTGTCACCCGCACACCCAATTGCATCAAGTAAACTTGTATCAATAACACATTCTCCATCATCATCATACGTGGTTGTATCCACCGTATAAGTAGTAGCTACTGCAAAAGCAGTTGTTAAGCTAAACAAAAGACTGATTGATAATGTTGCAAGGAGTGTAAAGATCACTCGTTTAACATAATTGCAGTTGAGTATAGTTGCCATGGGTAATATTTTTTTAAGAATTTAAATATAAATCTTAATATTATACACCAAAAACGGCTCCATGTAAAACCCCATTTATGAGAGTGTTGAAAAAGTCGTATTGCGAGAAACACCAAAAATGGTCGCAGAGCGACCACCTTTGCTAAGGTGTTCAATTTACAATATTCGAGTAAATCATCCTGCATTTTTGTTTTTTTTCAACATCTTCAACTTCAAACATCATTTTCTTCCAAGCGTTCATCGCCATTGCTCCATCCCGTAGATTTAAATCTTTGTAAGACATTTTAGGGACTAGAACAGGCAAAACATCTTTTATAGAAAAGCCTCCCCTAAAATCCGGATGTACATAATGGTTTTTTGAAAAAATTTCCATTAGATCAAACAATCGCTGATTGTAGCCGTGGAATATTTCAGCATGTTTAGGTAGTAAATCAGCTAAATTTTCGTGACATTTCCCTTCAAATTTCTTGTTCCAAACGATAATACTACCTTTACCACCCATCACTTTCATTAACTCATTTGCTAAAGCAATCATTGGATGAGAGTTTGGATCTGTGTGCAAATATTCGTAATGTTCCAACTCACCGTTTGGCTCTCTCAAAATATGTAAAGAAAACTGAAATGATACTTTGATACGGCACACAACCATCATAAATCGGCACGGCTGTTGGATATGTTTCATAGTCTAAAAAGTAGAGAGGATAAACCAATTCTTCTAGTTTCATAAGGTTATTTTAATTTCTTGGTATTTTGCTTTTTTAGCAAATAGTTCTCGGGGCTGCTTACCTTTTTCTTCGTTCTTTTTTCAAGGGCTTCCTTTGCGTCTCCGGCAATTTTGCCACCTTCCTTGGCATCTTTCTTTAATTTGTGAAATCCTTGTGAGTTTTCGGTTTGGGTTATTTCGGTGGTTGCCCGTTCGCCCAGCATCGAGAAGATGAGCTCTAAATCAGTCATATGATCTCGTAGATTTTCACGTTTGAGCTTTTTAAATTTCTTATACTCGCTCGGAGTCATGCCAAAAGTGGCCTTGGATATTTCTGCCGTCAAAATGGAATAATCTTTTTGCTCTTTCACGCCGCGCTTTTGCCATTCATCGGTTAGCTCTTCACGAATCGCAATGCCACGCATTCTTTTTTCAATCCAGTCTTCGCTGTAGCCTTTGGCTTTATATAAGGCTCGTGTGCGCTTTGTTGCCAGCTCGGGATCTTCAATTTCCTGCACTCGCTCATAACCAACTTTTGCCAACCATCGTTTGAATGGTTCGGCTTTTGGGGATGGAATGGATTGGATGATGCGGAAAATACCTTCGGTGTTAGCACAATCGGTATTGTATTTTTTACCATCTGCTGACTCTAATTTCAGTTGTCGACAAATTGTCGATAACTCAATTCCATCTTCACTATTTACGCGAACTTTCATGCGATACCAATAATCATTGGGATTTGAGCTCTCCGTAAGGGCACTGATAACATCCACCACGGAAAACCACCACTCACTATGATGAATTATTTTTCGAATCTCTTTCTTTTGAAAGATGGCGAGTTTTGTTGTTGTGTTGTCCATAAAATTAATGAGTTAATTTTCACGCATAAGCCCAACTTTTTTCCCAACAATTTGGCAGTCGCCAAGCTGCATAGTGTAAATTTGATATTTGGGATTAGCCGGTTTTACCGTAATTTGTTTTTTTTCTTTGAGAACTTCCTTTAAAGTCACTCCCCAATTTGTATCCGCTATTACAACTATGTCCCCATTATCAAAATCTGTTTGCTCTCTGATTAAAACAAGGTCTCCATCTAAAACCCCTTTTTCCTCCATACTGTCACCGCTAACTCGCAAAAAATAGTGTCTTCTATAGTCGCCCTTTAACATGGATTTTGGTATTTCCCTGATCTCCGGTGATTGCTCTTGGATTGCTTCGCTTGGTCCACCTGCGGGAACTATCCCAAGAATTGGCACTTCAATTACATCATCTCTTTTTAATGGTTCGAAACCTCTGGCTACGCCGGAACTTTTTTTTAAAAAACCTTTGTCTACCAATTGGTTTACATGAAATTGTGCTGTTGAGTGAGATGTGAATCTCATCGCTTCCTGCACTTCTTTTAAGGAAGGCCCATATCCTTTTTTCTTTGAAAATGACTCTATGAAGTCCAATACTTCCTTTTGCTTCTGTGTGAGTGGTGTTCTTGTAGACATTGTTTAAAAATCACTTGACGATACTAGTATATTTTGTAAGAATTTGCACGTCAACTGTAAATCAATAGTAACTCAATGTAAACAACATTTAACTAAATTTCTATGAAATTCAAGAAAGTATTCGTCTCTCCATCCACGTAGCGGGCACTGAAAATTTAGAAGAGAAGCGGAGCTTTCTGCAAAAAATCGGCTCGAACTTCCACGTCATCGGTCAAAAAGCCTACACAGAATTGGCAAAACCCTGGGTTTGGGCGGGCGAAAAATCGCGATTTACTGTTTGGAGCACGTGGTGGGAATCGAACCCGCGTCATCAGCTTGGAAGGCTGAGGTAATAGCCATTATACGACACGTGCGTTGCTAGGATACTTCTTAGTATGCGAAGAGGATTGTAATAAACTGATTATACTTTTGCAAGTCTTATGTATTTTATCTTTCAATTTTTGAACATTCTGATAATTTAAATTCTGAAATAACCTCTCACATATTTGAAATGGATACTCAAAAACCTATACATTTTGACGGCATGCGAAAAAGTATCAATCAAGGCGCAGTGCGATTTATGCAGTATGGTATTC
Coding sequences within it:
- a CDS encoding DUF2779 domain-containing protein: MKHIQQPCRFMMVVCRIKVSFQFSLHILREPNGELEHYEYLHTDPNSHPMIALANELMKVMGGKGSIIVWNKKFEGKCHENLADLLPKHAEIFHGYNQRLFDLMEIFSKNHYVHPDFRGGFSIKDVLPVLVPKMSYKDLNLRDGAMAMNAWKKMMFEVEDVEKKQKCRMIYSNIVN
- a CDS encoding Bro-N domain-containing protein — translated: MDNTTTKLAIFQKKEIRKIIHHSEWWFSVVDVISALTESSNPNDYWYRMKVRVNSEDGIELSTICRQLKLESADGKKYNTDCANTEGIFRIIQSIPSPKAEPFKRWLAKVGYERVQEIEDPELATKRTRALYKAKGYSEDWIEKRMRGIAIREELTDEWQKRGVKEQKDYSILTAEISKATFGMTPSEYKKFKKLKRENLRDHMTDLELIFSMLGERATTEITQTENSQGFHKLKKDAKEGGKIAGDAKEALEKRTKKKVSSPENYLLKKQNTKKLK
- the lexA gene encoding transcriptional repressor LexA, producing MSTRTPLTQKQKEVLDFIESFSKKKGYGPSLKEVQEAMRFTSHSTAQFHVNQLVDKGFLKKSSGVARGFEPLKRDDVIEVPILGIVPAGGPSEAIQEQSPEIREIPKSMLKGDYRRHYFLRVSGDSMEEKGVLDGDLVLIREQTDFDNGDIVVIADTNWGVTLKEVLKEKKQITVKPANPKYQIYTMQLGDCQIVGKKVGLMREN